Within Saccharomonospora cyanea NA-134, the genomic segment GCCGTCCTCACCTTGCTGCTGGTGGTGGGCACGGTGTCGATCGTCATCGGCGGGGTGCTCGCCCTGGGGCAGGACCGGCTCAAACAGGTTCTCGCCTACTCCACGATCTCCCAGTACGGCTACATGGTGCTGATGTACGGGATCGGAGGGCCCGCGGGCAACGGCGCGGCGGCGTTCTACGTCCTGGTCCACGGGGTCGCCAAGAGCGCCCTGTTCATGACGGCCGGGGCGGTGACGACGGCAACCGGGGAAGACCAGCTGTCCCGGCTGGGTGGACTCCGGCGCCGCATGCCGGTGCTGGCGGTCGCCTCCGGAGTGGCGGCGGCGACCCTGGCGGCCTTGCCGCTCACCTCGGGATTCTTCAAGGACGAACTCTTCTTCAAGGCCGCACTGGAGGCGGGCCCGTGGGAGACCGTGGTGGCACTGCTGGCGGCAACTCTGACCTTCGCCTACATCGGACGCTTCTGGGGGAAGCTGTTCCTCGGCCGGGAACGCGTGGGCGACGCCGACACCGGTGTGCCCGGTGGGGCCGGTGGGGTCAGAGCCTCTCCGCTGCTCGTCGCTCCCGTCGTCGTGCTGGCCGTCATCGCCGTGCTGACGGGGCTGGTGGTTCAACCGTTCGCCGGGCTGGCCGAGGCCGCGGGCAACGTCAGCAACGTCGGCGGAGTGCACCTGTCGCCCGCCTACCACCTGGACGCCCGGCCGGAGAACCTGATGGCGCTGTCCGCGTGGGCACTGGGCGGGCTGCTACTCGTGGGGCGGCGGACCTCAGCCCGCGTGTCGCAGTGGCTGGCCGCGGTCGGAGAGCGGTGGGGCCCCCGCCGGAGCTATGCGGGGTCGCTGCGGGGACTGTCCACGCTCTCCAACCTCGTCCACGACCGGGAGGTCCGTACCCTGCGCAACAGCATCGCGGTGGTCCTCGTGCCCGCCGCGCTGCTGGTCGGTCTGGCCTTCCTCACCACCCCGAGGCAGCGGGCCTACGTCGTCGGCACGGTGTCCGGTGGTGACTGGCTGATCGTGGCCTTGTTGGCGCTGGTGGCCATCGCGACGGTGGCGGTCGCCCGGTCCCGGGCCCGGCTGCCCCTGGTTCTCACACTCGCGGTGGTGGGGTTCGCGTTGGCCGCCGTCTACGCGTTCTTCAGCGAACCGGACGTCGCGCTGGTGGCCGTCACGGTCGAAACCATGATCACGTTGGTGTTCCTCGTGGCACTGGCCCGGCTACCCCGGCACCGGAGGGAGAGCCGAGGTGGTCCTCCCTCCGCTCCCGACCGGGAACACATCGACC encodes:
- the mbhE gene encoding hydrogen gas-evolving membrane-bound hydrogenase subunit E; translated protein: MSAAHGAEVREPPDGSRRRAPATDWLGWASCAVVAVGFGLFLLAWSAGGFSVSLPWAPSLDLRLSFSLDGLGALYALLATGVGALVFAYGSRYLKLHLEHEERPLSERWRFWPWMVLFAASMAGLALAQDLVLLFVFFDLTAICSYFLIGFDREQRDARTAAIASLIITVASAVAMLIAAVLFYGRYGTFSIPELVRLAESEPTTTAAAALLAVAALAKSAQVPLHFWLPRAMTAPTPVSAYLHSAAMVAAGVLVLGRVHPLLALSDAVLTLLLVVGTVSIVIGGVLALGQDRLKQVLAYSTISQYGYMVLMYGIGGPAGNGAAAFYVLVHGVAKSALFMTAGAVTTATGEDQLSRLGGLRRRMPVLAVASGVAAATLAALPLTSGFFKDELFFKAALEAGPWETVVALLAATLTFAYIGRFWGKLFLGRERVGDADTGVPGGAGGVRASPLLVAPVVVLAVIAVLTGLVVQPFAGLAEAAGNVSNVGGVHLSPAYHLDARPENLMALSAWALGGLLLVGRRTSARVSQWLAAVGERWGPRRSYAGSLRGLSTLSNLVHDREVRTLRNSIAVVLVPAALLVGLAFLTTPRQRAYVVGTVSGGDWLIVALLALVAIATVAVARSRARLPLVLTLAVVGFALAAVYAFFSEPDVALVAVTVETMITLVFLVALARLPRHRRESRGGPPSAPDREHIDPARQNLRNLVAGSAAGLGMFVALWSALSHPARAPYVATDLLALTPVAHGKDTVTVIVADFRGLDTLGEITVLVIAGVGVASLLRRGRLW